The following coding sequences lie in one Cannabis sativa cultivar Pink pepper isolate KNU-18-1 chromosome 5, ASM2916894v1, whole genome shotgun sequence genomic window:
- the LOC133038488 gene encoding uncharacterized protein LOC133038488, whose protein sequence is MVARTGIVDLGSQGGKYTWFQKSTSVGGGCSLKRARLDRALASIDWRMIHPSAITNVLSAATSDHRPILLDTEGGANCGKSMFKYELMWGRDPKCHWVVKNAWKDKLHQNPMINIYRKLKRTKEHLSKWNRAHFRLIGNQVSDARSTLQQLESRDFVNGDELAKARDNLNEALAREEIFWRQKSRVKWLQQGDRCTKFFMATTVIRRRRNYIQQVRKEDGSWERNPNCITKMFIERFNNTFIDKKTTPLPVLSWLEEWNISSHENELLKAIPSEKEIEMCIRSMGQDRAPGPDGMSTGFYIQHWPTVQRDVFDMAIHFFRNFELPHCINNTNIVLIPKKDCPSGVNDYRPIALCNVAYKCISRILALRLRSLLPAIISPAQTTFVKGRLIAENTAVAKEIVHSMRKKRGKKGFMMIKLDMEKAYDKMSWNFILEVLEIMKFDITFIRWVKLCIEVQRMGLLLNGTVQGVISPSCGLRQGDPLSPALFIIEADVLSRLMAKNEAGKIAGFKFTRGGGAAITHLMFADDIILFGKASVKEANNFLKCFDEYCAWSGQAVNYHKSTVYFTQGVPGNKAQEIMNILGMKRMQNDSIYLGLPLFRSFKRSKDLNFLVDKVMQRVKSWKTRLLSKAGRACLIQSVASSLATYVAASDVIPKTIARKVDKELRDFWWGDTKAKKTFHTVDWSSLCQSKMRGGLGFRKIDTINSAFILKWGWKALTDKESVWGTIIQNKYLNHRNFFDVEINSRDSSFWKSILKSRSLLLNHVCRKIGNGKETSIWFDPWVPFANRSPTPLLDATHGVAWVNQFITEDGCWDEEMIKSWFNRADAKAILNIQLPRDDVKDDWLWMGEPSGLFSIKLACRFVKGENSATSVDPKWKMIWNSKVHPRLKLIWWQMERNAFPTRGKLACVMELNSICYPVCGEETETFFHLMWKCTYAKALWFNSSLGLRVELVDVHDWEQWKNWFLEDTNRPPNITFLEIMVIALCVMEAMWKERNSVVHGQSKNLIWQVLSNINRKIREQLHVVSNAVEDFCAWSPPPASWLCCNCDVSCDDEGMVLATVVRDDQGRIVTIKTERNHLTDPLIGEVVAVCMTAELMIDKKVVHVVFQSDNIETVKAFSNATDRDCNFKLVNLRSRFQQLCKGFQNWEVGHVPRRCNFMAHNIAKWARENSVTGIILCSDLTAEVLSDYVEWNKHAG, encoded by the coding sequence ATGGTTGCAAGAACGGGTATTGTGGATCTGGGGTCTCAGGGAGGCAAATACACTTGGTTCCAAAAATCCACCTCTGTAGGGGGAGGATGCAGTCTAAAAAGGGCGAGACTTGATAGAGCGTTAGCTTCGATTGATTGGCGAATGATTCATCCTAGTGCTATTACCAATGTCCTTAGTGCAGCTACTTCGGATCATAGACCGATCCTTTTGGACACGGAAGGTGGTGCAAACTGTGGGAAGTCAATGTTCAAATATGAGCTAATGTGGGGAAGGGATCCAAAATGCCATTGGGTAGTTAAAAATGCTTGGAAGGATAAACTACACCAAAACCCGATGATCAATATCTACAGAAAGCTTAAAAGGACAAAAGAACATCTCTCAAAGTGGAATCGAGCCCACTTCAGATTAATTGGGAACCAAGTGAGTGATGCTAGATCAACTCTACAACAACTTGAAAGCAGAGACTTTGTGAATGGAGATGAATTAGCCAAAGCCAGAGACAACTTGAATGAGGCTCTTGCAAGGGAGGAGATTTTTTGGAGGCAAAAGTCAAGAGTGAAATGGCTGCAGCAGGGTGATAGATGTACTAAGTTCTTCATGGCTACTACAGTTATCCGACGACGAAGGAACTACATTCAACAAGTGCGAAAGGAAGATGGAAGCTGGGAAAGAAATCCAAATTGTATTACAAAGATGTTTATTGAACGTTTCAACAACACTTTCATTGACAAAAAAACAACTCCTCTGCCTGTGCTAAGTTGGCTTGAGGAATGGAATATCTCGTCCCATGAGAATGAACTCCTAAAAGCTATCCCATCGGAGAAGGAAATTGAAATGTGTATTCGATCTATGGGACAAGACAGAGCTCCTGGACCCGATGGAATGTCAACGGGCTTCTATATACAACATTGGCCCACTGTCCAAAGGGATGTTTTTGATATGGCCATCCATTTCTTTCGAAATTTTGAGCTACCGCACTGTATAAATAACACCAACATTGTGTTAATTCCAAAGAAAGATTGTCCGAGTGGAGTTAATGATTATAGGCCGATTGCTCTGTGTAATGTTGCCTATAAATGCATCTCAAGAATCCTAGCACTCCGGCTAAGAAGTCTTCTCCCAGCCATTATCTCCCCAGCCCAAACAACATTTGTTAAAGGTCGGCTAATAGCTGAGAACACGGCTGTTGCGAAGGAAATAGTTCACTCGATGAGGAAAAAACGAGGGAAGAAAGGTTTCATGATGATTAAACTTGATATGGAGAAGGCATATGATAAGATGAGCTGGAATTTCATCTTGGAAGTGCTGGAAATAATGAAATTCGACATAACCTTCATCAGGTGGGTAAAACTGTGCATTGAGGTTCAACGAATGGGGCTTCTGCTTAATGGCACTGTTCAGGGAGTCATCTCGCCATCCTGCGGTCTGCGACAAGGCGACCCGTTATCTCCTGCTCTCTTCATCATAGAAGCGGATGTTCTGTCTAGGTTAATGGCAAAGAATGAGGCGGGTAAGATTGCGGGCTTCAAATTCACAAGGGGGGGGGGGGCAGCTATTACCCACCTTATGTTCGCGGATGACATTATTTTGTTTGGAAAAGCATCAGTAAAAGAAGCTAACAATTTCCTTAAGTGCTTCGATGAGTATTGTGCTTGGTCGGGGCAAGCGGTAAACTATCATAAGTCGACTGTTTATTTTACTCAGGGAGTTCCCGGTAACAAGGCGCAAGAGATTATGAACATCCTGGGAATGAAACGGATGCAAAATGACTCTATATACCTTGGGCTACCGCTCTTTAGATCCTTCAAAAGATCTAAAGATCTCAACTTCCTGGTGGATAAAGTAATGCAGCGAGTAAAGAGTTGGAAAACAAGACTTCTTTCCAAGGCGGGTCGAGCTTGTCTCATTCAGTCGGTAGCTTCTTCCCTTGCTACCTATGTTGCAGCCTCGGACGTAATTCCAAAAACAATCGCTAGAAAAGTGGATAAGGAGTTGAGAGATTTCTGGTGGGGGGATACAAAGGCAAAAAAAACTTTCCATACTGTTGATTGGAGTTCCCTTTGTCAATCAAAAATGCGAGGGGGCCTCGGATTCAGAAAAATTGACACTATCAACTCAGCCTTTATTCTTAAATGGGGTTGGAAAGCCCTAACAGATAAAGAGAGCGTCTGGGGAACAATTAtccaaaataaatatctaaaccACAGAAACTTCTTCGATGTGGAGATCAATAGCAGAGACTCAAGCTTTTGGAAATCGATCCTAAAGTCTAGGTCTCTTCTACTCAACCATGTTTGCAGAAAGATTGGCAATGGGAAAGAGACATCTATTTGGTTTGACCCGTGGGTGCCTTTCGCTAATAGAAGTCCCACACCACTTTTGGATGCAACACATGGAGTGGCATGGGTAAACCAATTTATAACTGAAGACGGTTGTTGGGATGAAGAGATGATCAAAAGCTGGTTCAACCGAGCTGATGCGAAAGCCATCCTTAACATTCAACTCCCGCGGGATGATGTGAAGGATGATTGGCTTTGGATGGGGGAACCAAGTGGCTTGTTCTCAATTAAATTGGCTTGTCGATTTGTGAAGGGAGAAAACTCAGCTACCTCTGTCGACCCAAAATGGAAAATGATCTGGAACTCCAAGGTTCATCCGAGATTGAAGCTCATTTGGTGGCAAATGGAGAGGAACGCATTCCCAACTAGAGGGAAACTTGCTTgtgtcatggaattaaattctatATGCTACCCTGTTTGTGGAGAGGAGACCGAGACCTTCTTCCACCTGATGTGGAAATGTACTTATGCTAAAGCCCTATGGTTTAACTCCTCACTGGGATTACGAGTGGAACTGGTGGATGTTCATGACTGGGAGCAGTGGAAGAATTGGTTCTTAGAGGATACCAATAGACCACCAAACATCACCTTCTTAGAGATTATGGTTATTGCACTTTGTGTAATGGAAGCTATGTGGAAAGAAAGAAACTCTGTTGTCCATGGCCAATCAAAGAACTTGATATGGCAGGTGTTATCCaacataaatagaaaaattagggAACAACTTCATGTAGTCTCCAATGCAGTGGAGGATTTCTGTGCTTGGAGTCCGCCTCCGGCGTCGTGGCTTTGCTGCAATTGTGACGTTTCCTGTGATGATGAAGGAATGGTATTAGCAACAGTGGTTCGTGATGACCAAGGAAGGATCGTTACAATCAAAACTGAGAGAAACCATCTAACAGACCCTTTAATTGGAGAAGTTGTTGCCGTTTGCATGACTGCTGAATTGATGATAGACAAGAAGGTTGTGCACGTCGTATTCCAGAGTGACAACATTGAAACAGTCAAGGCATTCTCCAATGCGACTGATAGGGATTGCAATTTCAAATTGGTGAACCTTAGAAGCCGCTTTCAACAGCTCTGCAAGGGATTCCAGAATTGGGAAGTAGGACATGTGCCGAGAAGATGCAACTTTATGGCTCACAACATTGCCAAATGGGCGCGGGAGAATAGTGTTACTGGGATCATTCTCTGCAGTGACCTGACTGCCGAGGTGCTGAGTGATTATGTCGAATGGAACAAGCACGCAGGCTAA